One genomic segment of Alkalimarinus alittae includes these proteins:
- the ggt gene encoding gamma-glutamyltransferase: MPNRQQICIVILMTLVSTFAMAKTPLGEARDPEAATGTQLKSSVKSEKFMVAAANPYAVEAGYRVLSEGGSAVDAAIAVQMVLTLVEPQSSGIGGGAFLLHWDNNTHQLTSWDGRETAPSAATSALFIDSKGQPMNWWDALAGGRSVGAPGVLAVLAKAHQKYGKRPWQSLFKEAIALSENGFIVSERLHLLVAKKTNPALGRYDTARDYFYPDGEPLKSGALLRNPQLAATLKTIAAQGSKAFYSGAIAKDIIASVQGANDNPGLLTEADLASYQAKERPPICAPYHHYKVCGMGPPTSGGIAVLQILALLEPFNLSAYEPMSPDAIHLFSQASRLAYADRDNYIADSDFVNVPVEGLLDSDYLKQRSSLINIKKDMGIAPAGNIPSSTRHSKGQTLAQPSTSHISIVDPFGSAVSMTSSIEMAFGSTLMTRGFLLNNQLTDFSFRSKKEALPIANRVEGNKRPRSSMSPIMVFDQNNQLLLVIGSPGGSRIINYVAKSIIGILDWKLDIQRAIDLPNITNRNGTTDIELDTSATNLKQVLENRGHTVKIRELNSGLHGILVTPQSLIGGADSRREGIAKGL, encoded by the coding sequence ATGCCTAATCGACAGCAAATATGTATTGTTATATTGATGACGCTAGTATCTACGTTTGCCATGGCGAAAACGCCCCTTGGCGAAGCGCGTGACCCTGAAGCCGCCACAGGTACCCAGTTAAAGTCTTCTGTAAAGTCAGAAAAATTTATGGTCGCCGCAGCAAATCCTTATGCGGTCGAAGCCGGTTACCGAGTCCTTAGCGAAGGCGGAAGCGCAGTAGACGCAGCTATAGCCGTACAAATGGTACTAACCCTAGTAGAGCCACAATCATCAGGTATTGGAGGTGGCGCATTTCTTCTCCACTGGGATAACAACACCCATCAACTCACTAGCTGGGATGGCCGCGAAACGGCCCCTTCAGCGGCGACAAGTGCGCTATTTATCGATTCAAAAGGGCAACCTATGAACTGGTGGGATGCCCTGGCAGGTGGCCGTTCTGTGGGCGCCCCTGGTGTCCTCGCAGTACTCGCTAAAGCCCATCAGAAATACGGGAAACGCCCTTGGCAATCCCTTTTCAAAGAAGCCATTGCATTATCAGAAAACGGGTTTATAGTATCAGAACGCTTACACCTGCTTGTCGCCAAAAAAACCAACCCTGCTCTGGGCCGCTACGACACTGCCAGAGATTACTTTTACCCCGACGGAGAGCCGTTAAAGTCCGGCGCACTTCTTCGCAACCCTCAGCTGGCCGCCACGTTAAAAACAATTGCAGCACAAGGCTCAAAAGCATTTTATAGCGGCGCAATTGCCAAAGATATTATCGCTTCTGTGCAAGGCGCTAACGATAACCCAGGACTACTCACAGAAGCAGACCTTGCCTCATACCAAGCAAAAGAGCGCCCCCCAATATGCGCCCCCTACCACCATTACAAAGTCTGCGGCATGGGCCCGCCAACATCAGGAGGCATTGCAGTTTTACAAATATTAGCATTACTTGAGCCCTTTAACTTAAGCGCCTATGAACCCATGAGTCCCGATGCTATCCACTTATTCAGCCAAGCTTCACGCCTCGCTTATGCTGACAGAGATAACTACATTGCCGACAGCGACTTTGTTAACGTCCCTGTAGAAGGCCTACTAGACTCAGATTATTTAAAGCAACGATCAAGTCTGATTAATATAAAAAAGGATATGGGCATAGCACCAGCAGGCAACATCCCCAGCAGCACTCGTCATTCAAAAGGCCAAACACTCGCACAGCCTTCAACCTCTCATATTTCAATTGTCGACCCGTTTGGAAGTGCGGTTTCAATGACCTCCAGTATTGAAATGGCGTTTGGATCAACACTCATGACCCGAGGCTTTTTGCTCAACAACCAGCTCACGGATTTTTCTTTCCGCAGCAAAAAAGAAGCGCTCCCAATAGCCAATCGTGTCGAGGGTAACAAACGCCCACGCAGTTCGATGTCCCCAATTATGGTGTTTGATCAGAACAATCAGCTATTACTGGTAATTGGCTCTCCAGGTGGTAGCAGAATTATCAACTATGTTGCTAAATCCATCATAGGCATTTTAGACTGGAAACTAGATATTCAACGCGCTATTGACCTACCCAACATAACCAACCGTAACGGTACCACAGACATAGAGTTAGACACCTCAGCCACCAACCTAAAACAGGTATTAGAAAATAGAGGGCACACGGTAAAAATACGTGAACTTAATAGTGGACTGCATGGCATATTAGTGACACCCCAAAGCTTAATCGGTGGCGCTGATTCACGAAGAGAAGGTATTGCAAAAGGGCTATAA
- a CDS encoding lysozyme family protein: MKHSAGINRRNFLLASTGLALSAQSVSTFSQESAQHSKQDASLNFLINRGTSFELSDNDRVKLERAVFDFLKTHYAGMSLQFWGQPFEQIDFENRLTNIIYWVNKATKHHASLYPVDPIWVLSQIKAESLFCEFALSRSLAAGICQFMPYTARVGHQMIVAGDLPKHHLAPYKKPELAGSLEQYNALIKERSAFINSNKSAKSFNLEKALSYMAQGQSASEEAQAQLNYMAKISEINIAISQAKENYIDYLETNITELGQRDLFGQTAFFNQFDERFTYQKPIFAMVKMLANALRVRSGNILSASAAYNAGLSRTWTNQPIYTQYGLLPAYEETSTYISKIIANYEEIAQRYHSA; this comes from the coding sequence ATGAAACACAGCGCCGGCATCAACAGACGCAACTTCCTTCTTGCTAGCACTGGTCTTGCCCTTTCAGCCCAAAGTGTAAGTACATTTAGCCAAGAATCAGCGCAGCATTCAAAACAAGACGCGTCATTAAATTTTCTTATCAATCGAGGCACCTCATTCGAACTTTCTGACAACGATAGAGTTAAGCTTGAACGTGCAGTTTTTGACTTCCTAAAAACCCATTACGCAGGCATGTCGCTCCAGTTTTGGGGTCAACCGTTTGAACAAATAGACTTTGAAAACCGTTTAACCAATATTATCTATTGGGTCAATAAAGCAACCAAGCACCATGCGTCACTTTACCCTGTAGACCCTATTTGGGTACTGTCTCAAATTAAGGCCGAGTCTCTATTCTGTGAGTTTGCATTGTCTCGCTCACTAGCAGCAGGCATTTGTCAATTTATGCCTTATACAGCTAGAGTTGGGCATCAAATGATTGTGGCAGGCGACCTTCCCAAACATCATCTAGCCCCATATAAAAAGCCTGAGCTTGCTGGCTCATTAGAGCAGTATAATGCACTGATTAAAGAACGAAGCGCATTTATCAATAGCAATAAAAGCGCAAAATCGTTTAACCTTGAAAAAGCCCTGAGCTATATGGCGCAAGGACAAAGTGCCTCCGAAGAAGCTCAAGCGCAGTTGAACTACATGGCTAAAATAAGTGAGATCAACATCGCGATTAGCCAAGCTAAAGAAAATTATATTGATTACCTAGAAACCAACATCACTGAACTAGGTCAACGGGATTTATTTGGCCAAACTGCATTTTTTAACCAGTTTGACGAACGATTCACTTACCAAAAACCTATTTTTGCCATGGTTAAAATGCTCGCAAACGCATTAAGGGTTAGAAGCGGAAATATTCTTTCAGCTTCTGCTGCCTACAATGCAGGACTTTCTAGGACTTGGACCAACCAACCCATATACACCCAGTATGGGTTACTGCCAGCATACGAAGAGACAAGTACCTATATCAGTAAAATTATTGCAAACTATGAAGAAATTGCTCAGCGCTATCATTCAGCTTAA